A genome region from Streptomyces antimycoticus includes the following:
- a CDS encoding FmdB family zinc ribbon protein, translating to MPRYEYRCRACGTTFELNRPMAESSAPASCPDGHGDTVKLLSTVAVTGASSSSASSARPPSGGGGGGGCCGGGCCG from the coding sequence ATGCCTCGCTATGAGTACCGCTGCCGCGCCTGCGGCACCACCTTCGAGCTGAACCGGCCGATGGCCGAGTCCTCCGCTCCCGCGTCCTGCCCGGACGGGCACGGCGACACGGTGAAGCTGCTGTCCACCGTGGCCGTCACCGGCGCCTCGTCCTCGTCCGCCTCCTCGGCCCGGCCCCCGTCCGGCGGCGGTGGCGGTGGCGGCTGCTGCGGGGGCGGCTGCTGCGGCTGA
- a CDS encoding phosphoribosyltransferase family protein, with translation MSGQAGNDVSGRGGDDVSGRGGDGGAELRELLGLALRRNPKRAHLLVSNVLGKHVPQRPAIVHDAGVRLGRRVRELLGDEAAARAVVLGYAETATGLGHSVADGLALAPYLHSTRRPVPGVATVGGFEEEHSHATSHLLLPEDPGLLASTGPLVLVDDEFSTGRTVLNTIAALHRRFPRDHYVVVALVDMRSPEDRARLDAFAADLGARVDLVAAAAGTVHLPDDVLERGAKLVAAHEAATPDHEGAPASTASSAGAASTAPPAGAASTAPPAGAASTAPSAGATPTAPPAGATPDAGPAVTRVDLGWPEGLPDGGRHGFTPAHRARLEAALPTMATRLANALAQAPDDQAPPAGNVPRPPHSSRRVLVLGFEELMYAPLRIAKALDDVLDGVEVRYSTTTRSPVLAVDDPGYAIRTRLTFPRTTSPPTAPGRATPTTSRPVPIRTAASTPSSPSSTRPPTRPRCTPPAGCSPR, from the coding sequence ATCAGCGGCCAGGCCGGCAACGACGTCAGCGGCCGGGGCGGCGACGACGTCAGCGGCCGGGGCGGCGACGGCGGCGCAGAGCTGCGTGAGCTGCTGGGGCTCGCCCTGCGGCGCAACCCCAAGCGGGCGCATCTGCTGGTCTCCAACGTGCTCGGCAAGCATGTCCCGCAGCGCCCCGCCATCGTCCACGACGCGGGCGTGCGGCTCGGCCGTCGGGTGCGGGAGCTGCTGGGCGACGAGGCGGCGGCGCGCGCGGTGGTGCTCGGGTACGCGGAGACCGCCACCGGGCTCGGCCACAGCGTCGCGGACGGGCTCGCCCTCGCCCCGTACCTCCACTCCACCCGCCGCCCGGTCCCGGGCGTCGCCACGGTCGGCGGTTTCGAGGAGGAGCACAGCCACGCCACCTCCCATCTGCTGCTCCCCGAGGACCCGGGGCTCCTGGCCTCGACGGGTCCCCTGGTCCTCGTGGACGACGAGTTCTCCACGGGCCGTACGGTCCTGAACACCATCGCTGCCCTCCACCGCCGCTTCCCCCGCGACCACTATGTGGTGGTCGCGCTGGTGGACATGCGCTCGCCCGAGGACCGCGCCCGCCTGGACGCCTTCGCGGCCGACCTCGGTGCCCGCGTCGACCTGGTCGCCGCCGCGGCCGGAACGGTGCACCTGCCTGACGACGTCCTGGAGCGCGGTGCGAAGCTGGTGGCCGCACACGAGGCGGCCACCCCGGACCACGAGGGCGCGCCCGCCTCTACGGCGTCCTCGGCGGGCGCCGCCTCTACGGCACCTCCGGCAGGCGCCGCCTCTACGGCACCTCCGGCAGGCGCCGCCTCCACTGCGCCCTCGGCAGGCGCCACCCCCACAGCACCCCCGGCAGGCGCCACCCCCGACGCGGGTCCGGCCGTGACCCGCGTGGACCTCGGCTGGCCCGAAGGGCTCCCGGACGGCGGCCGCCACGGCTTCACCCCCGCCCACCGCGCCCGCCTGGAAGCGGCACTCCCCACCATGGCCACCCGCCTCGCGAACGCGTTGGCGCAAGCGCCGGACGACCAGGCCCCGCCCGCCGGGAACGTACCCCGGCCGCCCCACTCCTCCCGCCGCGTCCTCGTCCTCGGGTTCGAGGAGCTGATGTACGCGCCGCTGCGTATCGCGAAGGCGCTCGACGACGTCCTCGACGGCGTCGAGGTGCGGTATTCGACGACCACCCGCTCACCCGTGCTCGCCGTCGACGACCCCGGGTACGCCATCCGCACCCGGCTGACCTTCCCGCGCACGACGAGCCCGCCGACGGCCCCGGGCCGCGCTACGCCTACAACGTCGCGCCCGGTGCCGATCCGCACCGCCGCTTCGACGCCGTCGTCGCCGTCGTCGACTCGACCGCCGACACGCCCGCGCTGCACGCCCCCGGCGGGCTGCTCGCCGCGCTGA
- the tgmB gene encoding ATP-grasp ribosomal peptide maturase, with protein sequence MTVLVLTRPTDATADLVIAELNERSVSVCRLDPGDFPESLSMAARIGPDHMSWEGALRGQHRDVSLNDIRSVYYRRPGAFRLHSDITEQDARWAQAEAQAGFGGLLYSLPCLWVNHPNRNALATFPPIALAAATRSGLSVPRTLITNDPGKAGEFVSALPGQVAAYKALGTTHPSDHDDRPQALWTTQVRPNEINESVRRTAHQFQEWVDKAYEVRLTAVGRRLFAAEIHAGSDASRIDFRADYDSLTYKPCEIPKRIARGVHMLTFTFGLRYVALDFLVDPQGRWYLIDVNPNGQWGFIPELRTPITQALADLLERPNL encoded by the coding sequence ATGACCGTCCTGGTGCTGACCCGGCCCACTGACGCGACCGCTGACCTGGTCATAGCCGAGCTCAACGAGCGGTCCGTCTCCGTGTGCCGCCTCGACCCCGGGGACTTCCCGGAGAGCCTGAGCATGGCGGCCCGGATCGGCCCCGACCACATGTCGTGGGAGGGCGCGTTACGTGGTCAGCACCGGGACGTGTCTCTCAACGACATCCGGTCGGTGTACTACCGGCGCCCCGGAGCGTTCCGCCTCCACTCGGACATCACTGAGCAAGACGCACGATGGGCCCAGGCCGAGGCACAGGCCGGGTTCGGTGGGCTGCTGTACTCGCTGCCCTGCCTGTGGGTGAACCACCCGAACCGAAACGCCCTGGCCACGTTCCCGCCCATCGCCCTGGCCGCAGCCACCCGCAGCGGACTCTCCGTACCCCGGACGCTGATCACCAACGACCCCGGCAAGGCCGGTGAGTTCGTCTCCGCATTGCCCGGCCAAGTTGCCGCGTACAAGGCACTCGGCACCACCCACCCCAGCGACCACGACGACCGGCCACAGGCCCTGTGGACAACGCAGGTCCGGCCCAACGAGATCAACGAGTCCGTCAGGCGCACCGCCCACCAGTTCCAGGAGTGGGTGGACAAGGCATACGAGGTGCGGCTCACCGCTGTTGGGCGCCGGCTGTTCGCCGCCGAGATCCACGCCGGCTCGGACGCCTCCCGCATCGACTTCCGAGCGGACTACGACAGCCTGACGTACAAGCCGTGCGAGATCCCCAAACGCATCGCCCGGGGCGTCCACATGCTCACATTCACGTTCGGCCTGCGATACGTCGCCCTGGACTTCCTCGTTGACCCACAAGGGCGCTGGTACCTGATCGACGTCAACCCGAACGGGCAGTGGGGATTCATCCCCGAGCTGCGCACGCCCATCACCCAAGCGCTGGCTGACCTATTGGAGAGGCCCAATCTATGA
- a CDS encoding RibD family protein: MHISELVGSDEWHTVEGRPFVVYKYAATLDGRIAAADSTSQWITSAESRAEVHALRAACRATVVGSGTQQADNPHLAVRSVKDDPKLKVAVPVDEQPWRVIVDTNARTPADARVLDDAAPTMIAVADDADASHLDGVATVVRLPRAKVGLDVEALLRELHQRGVRGMFLEGGPTLAASFVSAGLVDRIVAYIAPALLGRGKSGLEGGTIETIGDILRCELVDVARSGPDVRLIARPQR; the protein is encoded by the coding sequence ATGCACATCAGCGAGCTGGTCGGCTCGGACGAGTGGCATACGGTCGAGGGGCGGCCGTTCGTCGTCTACAAGTACGCGGCCACGCTGGACGGCCGGATCGCCGCGGCGGACAGCACCAGCCAGTGGATCACCAGCGCCGAGTCTCGGGCCGAAGTTCACGCGCTGCGCGCGGCCTGCCGGGCAACCGTCGTCGGTTCCGGCACCCAGCAGGCCGATAACCCCCACCTTGCCGTGCGTTCGGTGAAGGACGACCCCAAGCTGAAGGTGGCTGTGCCGGTCGATGAGCAGCCATGGCGGGTGATCGTCGACACCAACGCCCGGACCCCGGCTGATGCCCGGGTCCTCGATGATGCCGCACCCACCATGATTGCTGTCGCTGATGACGCCGACGCGTCCCACCTAGACGGCGTTGCCACCGTTGTACGGCTGCCCCGTGCGAAGGTCGGCCTGGACGTGGAGGCACTTCTCCGTGAGCTGCACCAGCGCGGCGTGCGCGGGATGTTCCTTGAGGGTGGCCCCACTCTCGCCGCGTCGTTCGTGTCGGCGGGCCTGGTGGACCGCATCGTGGCCTACATCGCTCCCGCGCTCCTCGGCCGCGGCAAGAGCGGACTGGAGGGTGGCACCATCGAGACGATCGGCGACATCCTCCGGTGTGAGCTGGTGGACGTGGCGCGGTCCGGCCCGGATGTCAGGCTGATCGCACGTCCGCAGCGCTGA
- a CDS encoding helix-turn-helix domain-containing protein, translating into MHHTLRVCRTCIRMRLGRYCGYLLIEPRHRRPGPCMGQLAQHSSAGEAISAARRSRGWTQKQLADMCGYSQSTISRLERGRQSARDVDVLTLVADRLGMDPSEVGLAGDALHNAGVNRRGFLGTTAAAAGLGMLPTPASATRRPVNPAVVGHLRQLRATLVQSDGLYGPHAAMSAVHDHLTVIEQQLLPGAHGLLRREILQTGSEWAEFAGWLYEDLGRPEQALWWSDRAMEWAQEADDPVRQAFILMRKAQQSVGLGQQQRAVGLASAALRVRGDVPARIRASAHLQAAHGHALIGGELPTLRALDAAQALVEGDEAVNDQLGGYCNHAYVYAQRATCYLRLGKPTDAVTAYRQALGHWPAIYQRERGLHLARLASAHAADRAPDAACATAMEALEISRETESRRTTAELQRVITGLAPWRRTAMVQDLAEAVAAV; encoded by the coding sequence ATGCATCACACGCTGCGCGTATGCAGAACCTGCATACGCATGCGACTGGGCCGCTACTGTGGGTATCTCCTTATTGAGCCACGCCACCGCAGACCGGGACCGTGTATGGGGCAGTTAGCGCAGCACTCCAGCGCAGGTGAGGCCATCTCGGCTGCTCGGCGCTCGCGTGGATGGACTCAGAAGCAGCTGGCCGATATGTGCGGGTACAGCCAAAGCACCATCAGCCGTCTGGAACGTGGCCGTCAGTCAGCACGCGACGTCGATGTGCTCACGCTCGTCGCCGACCGGCTCGGTATGGACCCCTCCGAAGTCGGGCTGGCCGGGGACGCACTACACAATGCTGGCGTGAATCGTCGTGGCTTCCTGGGCACAACCGCAGCAGCGGCCGGTCTCGGCATGCTTCCCACTCCAGCCAGCGCGACCCGTCGCCCGGTCAATCCGGCCGTCGTTGGTCACCTCCGGCAGCTCCGCGCCACTCTGGTCCAATCAGACGGGCTTTACGGGCCGCACGCCGCGATGAGTGCCGTTCATGACCACCTCACGGTCATCGAGCAGCAGCTGCTTCCCGGAGCGCACGGCCTTCTCCGCCGGGAGATCCTCCAAACCGGTTCGGAGTGGGCCGAGTTCGCTGGCTGGTTGTACGAGGATCTCGGCCGCCCCGAGCAGGCTCTGTGGTGGTCTGACCGCGCGATGGAATGGGCTCAGGAAGCCGATGATCCCGTCCGGCAAGCCTTCATTCTGATGCGCAAGGCGCAGCAGTCTGTCGGGCTCGGGCAGCAGCAGCGGGCCGTCGGCCTGGCGTCGGCTGCCTTGCGGGTGCGCGGCGACGTGCCCGCACGCATCCGCGCTTCCGCACACCTCCAGGCAGCCCATGGTCATGCCCTCATCGGAGGCGAACTGCCAACCCTCCGCGCGCTCGATGCCGCCCAAGCCCTCGTCGAAGGAGACGAGGCAGTGAACGATCAGCTCGGCGGTTACTGCAACCACGCCTACGTCTACGCCCAGAGAGCCACGTGCTACCTCCGGCTGGGCAAGCCGACGGACGCCGTGACCGCCTACCGGCAAGCCCTCGGGCACTGGCCGGCCATATATCAGCGCGAGCGCGGCCTCCATCTGGCCCGGCTCGCCAGCGCGCACGCCGCCGACCGTGCCCCGGATGCGGCCTGTGCCACTGCGATGGAAGCACTGGAGATCAGCCGTGAAACCGAGTCCCGCCGCACCACGGCAGAGCTCCAGCGAGTCATCACCGGCTTGGCACCGTGGCGACGCACAGCGATGGTGCAAGACCTGGCGGAGGCAGTCGCTGCTGTGTGA
- a CDS encoding DUF4383 domain-containing protein has protein sequence MAMGRPSPIGPHPAGVARHFPERIGAHTSLDEHLPVDHQLSKFYRVGAGLMGLVLVAFGILGLIDQVGFFDIGGDTVAGLNTNGALSVLSIVIGLLLFVGMVIGGNFASTLNLVLGILFLLSGFINLAVLETTFNFLAFRMQNVLFSFVVGLVLMWFGMYGRVSGGLPHDNPYWVSRHPEQAEREAVHARDLIAARGRAAEQAGTAAPPGTPLTPGAAGGPVTAGAGAEGGRESAERRGESGERRESTEESGERRGQPPGKWGKLDQPGGAEPTDQPDKPGSHRWARFLRRSRSR, from the coding sequence ATGGCTATGGGCCGCCCCTCCCCCATCGGTCCTCACCCCGCCGGAGTCGCACGGCACTTCCCCGAGCGGATCGGCGCGCACACCTCGCTCGATGAGCATCTGCCGGTCGATCACCAGCTCAGCAAGTTCTATCGCGTCGGCGCCGGGCTCATGGGGCTGGTGCTCGTCGCCTTCGGCATCCTGGGCCTGATCGACCAGGTCGGCTTCTTCGACATCGGCGGTGACACGGTCGCCGGGCTGAACACCAATGGCGCGCTGAGCGTGCTCTCCATCGTCATCGGGCTGCTGCTGTTCGTCGGCATGGTCATCGGCGGCAACTTCGCCTCGACGCTCAACCTGGTGCTCGGGATCCTCTTCCTGCTGAGCGGCTTCATCAATCTGGCGGTGCTGGAGACCACGTTCAACTTCCTGGCGTTCCGGATGCAGAACGTGCTGTTCAGCTTTGTCGTGGGGCTGGTGCTGATGTGGTTCGGCATGTACGGACGGGTCAGCGGCGGGCTGCCGCATGACAATCCGTACTGGGTGTCCCGCCACCCCGAGCAGGCCGAACGCGAGGCCGTCCACGCCCGGGACCTGATCGCCGCGCGCGGGCGCGCCGCCGAACAGGCCGGTACGGCCGCCCCGCCGGGCACCCCGCTCACGCCTGGAGCCGCGGGCGGGCCCGTTACGGCTGGTGCGGGGGCAGAGGGAGGCCGTGAGTCCGCCGAGCGACGCGGTGAATCCGGTGAGCGACGCGAGTCCACCGAGGAGTCGGGTGAACGGCGCGGTCAGCCGCCCGGTAAGTGGGGCAAGCTGGATCAGCCCGGCGGCGCCGAGCCCACCGACCAGCCCGACAAGCCCGGGAGCCACCGCTGGGCCCGGTTCTTGCGGCGCTCCCGCTCTCGGTGA
- a CDS encoding HpcH/HpaI aldolase/citrate lyase family protein produces MRHFEHLPAEVRASVFHREPVEFSVDSPARTLAVALGATLYCPATRPKLAEDIVKQAGRGVVSMVLCLEDSIDDAEVPGAEENLIRQFAELSGLGPGTPLPLLFIRVRTPEQIVDLLARLGAGVRLLSGFVLPKFTEERGGAFLEALMSAENAQVAEALGGRRLFAMPVLESPELMHRETRTDTLSGISRIVDKYRERVLALRLGVTDLCSAYGLRRAPDMTAYDVQLIASVIADVVNMLGRADGTGFTITGPVWEYFKPHERMFKPQLRISPFSSGRAESLRTALIEHHMDGLLREIELDRANGLQGKTCIHPTHVAPVHALSVVSHEEFSDAVDILEPQRCGGGVLRSSYTNKMNEVKPHRAWAERTLRRAEVFGVAREDVSFVELLAASLRT; encoded by the coding sequence ATGCGGCATTTCGAACATCTGCCGGCTGAGGTGCGGGCGAGCGTCTTTCATCGCGAGCCCGTTGAATTCAGCGTGGACTCGCCCGCCCGGACGCTGGCCGTCGCGCTCGGCGCGACCCTGTACTGCCCGGCGACCCGGCCCAAGCTCGCCGAGGACATCGTCAAACAGGCAGGTCGCGGCGTGGTGTCCATGGTGCTGTGCCTGGAGGACTCCATCGACGACGCCGAGGTGCCGGGCGCGGAGGAGAACCTCATACGGCAGTTCGCGGAGCTGTCCGGGCTCGGCCCCGGCACCCCGCTGCCGCTGCTCTTCATCCGGGTCCGCACCCCCGAGCAGATCGTCGATCTTCTCGCCCGGCTCGGAGCGGGGGTGCGGCTACTGTCCGGATTCGTACTGCCGAAGTTCACCGAGGAGCGCGGCGGGGCCTTCCTCGAGGCGCTGATGTCGGCCGAAAACGCCCAGGTGGCCGAGGCATTGGGCGGACGGCGGCTCTTTGCGATGCCGGTTCTCGAATCGCCCGAGCTGATGCACCGCGAGACGCGCACCGACACCCTGAGCGGCATCAGCCGGATTGTCGACAAGTACCGCGAGCGGGTGCTGGCGCTGCGTCTCGGGGTCACCGATCTGTGCTCGGCGTACGGGCTGCGCAGGGCGCCGGACATGACCGCCTACGACGTCCAGCTGATCGCGTCCGTGATCGCGGACGTGGTGAACATGCTGGGCCGGGCCGACGGCACGGGCTTCACGATCACCGGGCCGGTGTGGGAGTACTTCAAACCCCATGAGCGGATGTTCAAACCGCAACTGCGGATCAGCCCCTTCAGCAGCGGCCGCGCCGAATCCCTGCGCACCGCGCTGATCGAGCACCACATGGACGGGCTGCTGCGCGAGATCGAACTGGACCGGGCCAATGGTCTGCAGGGCAAGACCTGCATCCACCCCACCCATGTGGCCCCCGTGCACGCGCTGTCCGTCGTCAGCCACGAGGAGTTCAGCGACGCGGTGGACATCCTGGAGCCCCAGCGCTGCGGGGGCGGGGTGCTGCGTTCCTCGTACACCAACAAGATGAACGAGGTGAAGCCGCACCGGGCGTGGGCCGAGCGGACCCTACGGCGCGCGGAGGTCTTCGGGGTCGCCCGGGAGGATGTGAGCTTCGTGGAACTGCTGGCGGCAAGCCTGCGGACGTAG
- a CDS encoding cysteine protease StiP family protein, translating into MHQPSYEPLRGPDFSSYAPEEVGWLLQDFSHVTLEAPTEEREEAIQSGGAHYAESLPVEYQPNARYQELFRAALDASAARIARAVGAVTETVLAERSPRPVLVSLARAGTPVGVLMRRWAQHAHGLDLPHYAVSIVRGRGIDTAALRWLADHHDPSDVVFVDGWTGKGAITRELSDALAPYPDFDPRIAVLADPGRCVDTYGTRDDFLVPSACLNSTVSGLISRTVLRADLVGPNDFHGAKYYRELAGSDVSGYFLDTVSGRFAEVAEAAMADAGQLAATDRTPTWEGWAAVERISQEYGIHDVNLVKPGVGETTRVLLRRVPWKILAQRGAGADLDHVRLLAEQRGVPVEEIDGLPYTCVGLIHPRYTRGATGADGKAVTTAGTADTTDTEHEANAAGIANRDERTVAAR; encoded by the coding sequence ATGCACCAACCGTCGTACGAGCCCCTGCGCGGACCGGACTTCTCGTCCTACGCGCCCGAAGAGGTCGGCTGGCTGCTCCAGGACTTCTCCCACGTCACCCTCGAAGCGCCCACCGAGGAGCGGGAGGAGGCGATCCAGAGCGGGGGCGCGCACTACGCCGAGTCGCTGCCGGTGGAGTACCAGCCGAACGCGCGCTACCAGGAGCTCTTCCGGGCCGCCCTCGACGCCTCCGCCGCCCGGATCGCCCGTGCCGTCGGCGCGGTCACCGAGACCGTGCTCGCCGAGCGCTCCCCGCGCCCCGTCCTCGTCTCGCTCGCCCGCGCCGGCACCCCCGTCGGGGTGCTGATGCGCCGCTGGGCGCAGCACGCCCATGGGCTCGACCTCCCGCACTACGCGGTCTCCATCGTGCGCGGCCGCGGTATCGACACCGCCGCGCTGCGCTGGCTGGCGGACCACCACGACCCCTCCGACGTCGTCTTCGTCGACGGCTGGACCGGTAAGGGCGCCATCACCCGCGAGCTGTCGGACGCCCTCGCCCCGTACCCGGACTTCGACCCGCGGATCGCGGTCCTCGCCGACCCCGGCCGTTGTGTGGACACCTACGGCACCCGGGACGACTTCCTCGTCCCCTCCGCATGCCTCAACTCGACCGTCTCCGGGCTGATATCGCGCACCGTGCTCCGCGCCGACCTGGTCGGCCCGAACGACTTCCACGGCGCGAAGTACTACCGCGAACTCGCCGGATCCGATGTCTCCGGATACTTCCTGGACACCGTCTCGGGTCGCTTCGCGGAGGTCGCCGAGGCCGCCATGGCCGACGCCGGGCAGCTCGCGGCCACCGACCGCACTCCCACCTGGGAGGGGTGGGCCGCGGTCGAGCGGATCAGCCAGGAGTACGGCATCCACGACGTCAACCTCGTGAAGCCGGGCGTCGGCGAGACCACCCGGGTGCTGCTGCGGCGCGTCCCATGGAAGATCCTCGCCCAGCGCGGCGCGGGCGCCGACCTGGACCATGTGCGGCTGCTCGCCGAGCAGCGCGGAGTGCCGGTCGAGGAGATCGACGGGCTTCCGTACACCTGCGTCGGGCTGATCCACCCGCGCTACACCCGGGGCGCCACCGGGGCCGACGGAAAAGCAGTGACCACAGCGGGCACAGCCGACACCACAGACACGGAACACGAGGCGAACGCGGCGGGCATCGCCAACAGAGACGAAAGAACGGTGGCCGCGCGATGA
- the tgmA gene encoding putative ATP-grasp-modified RiPP → MENTVTLTIERTQTRPASAVRPFGLSKAVPVADETLTLPVLQLCPEWQISVTATGTPFISEPSMKSAFETVSQTREDSQLATDKANDTD, encoded by the coding sequence ATGGAGAACACCGTGACACTGACCATCGAACGCACGCAAACCCGCCCGGCCTCGGCCGTGAGGCCGTTCGGGCTGTCCAAGGCCGTCCCTGTCGCCGACGAGACGCTCACCCTGCCCGTCCTGCAGCTCTGCCCGGAGTGGCAGATCAGCGTGACCGCGACTGGGACGCCGTTCATCAGCGAGCCGTCGATGAAGTCGGCGTTCGAGACCGTGAGCCAGACCAGGGAGGACAGCCAGCTGGCGACCGACAAGGCGAACGACACCGACTGA
- a CDS encoding methyltransferase domain-containing protein yields MTTIDAPSADALRHHMADSLVRAGCIRSKPWRAAFLSVPRHEFVPDFTVRAQGSLHSYSQGDPAWLAAAYQDVSLLTQFDQDGTATSSSTQPSLMAQMLEALDVRDGDTVLEIGAGTGYNAALLSHRLGPGHVVTVDVDPELVATARARLRAAGYEPTLVTGDGMAGHPERAPYDRLLATCGVGRIPPPWQEQLRPGGVIVANIGCGIVRLVVAADHSCGGRFLHGLATFMNARPTPDTVGTTAGNLVQPLLTWSGQTREITLPALLDAVGPQFLTSLLHPAVADFALVDDEERQIRCLFDPESSSWARITMTGTGVMSARLDHGGPRDLWAEREPLLTQWRDAGRPGHERYGLTVSPGGAHVLWLDEPDGVSWRLPD; encoded by the coding sequence ATGACCACCATCGACGCACCGTCCGCTGACGCACTGCGCCACCACATGGCCGACAGCCTGGTGAGGGCGGGCTGTATCCGGTCCAAGCCATGGCGCGCCGCCTTCCTGAGCGTCCCCCGCCACGAGTTCGTCCCCGATTTCACAGTCCGGGCGCAGGGCAGCCTGCACTCGTACAGCCAGGGCGACCCCGCATGGCTGGCCGCGGCCTACCAGGACGTCTCCCTGCTGACCCAGTTCGACCAGGACGGTACGGCCACCAGCTCGTCCACGCAGCCCTCCCTCATGGCCCAGATGCTCGAGGCCCTCGACGTGCGGGACGGCGACACCGTGCTGGAGATCGGCGCGGGCACGGGATACAACGCGGCGCTGCTCTCCCACCGCCTCGGCCCCGGCCATGTCGTAACGGTCGACGTCGACCCCGAGCTGGTGGCCACGGCGAGGGCCCGCCTGCGTGCGGCCGGGTACGAGCCCACTCTCGTCACCGGGGACGGGATGGCCGGCCACCCGGAGCGCGCACCGTACGATCGGCTGCTGGCGACGTGCGGAGTGGGCCGGATCCCGCCCCCCTGGCAGGAGCAACTGCGCCCGGGCGGGGTGATCGTGGCCAACATCGGCTGCGGCATCGTGCGCCTGGTGGTCGCAGCCGACCACTCCTGCGGCGGCCGGTTCCTCCACGGCCTGGCCACCTTCATGAACGCCAGGCCGACCCCCGACACGGTGGGCACCACCGCGGGGAACCTCGTGCAGCCACTGCTGACGTGGTCCGGCCAGACCCGGGAGATCACCCTCCCCGCACTCCTGGACGCTGTCGGACCGCAGTTCCTCACCTCGCTGCTGCACCCCGCGGTGGCCGACTTCGCTCTGGTGGATGACGAGGAACGGCAGATCCGGTGTCTCTTCGACCCGGAGAGCTCGTCGTGGGCGCGCATCACCATGACCGGGACCGGAGTCATGTCCGCTCGGCTCGACCATGGCGGTCCGCGTGATCTGTGGGCCGAGCGGGAGCCGCTGCTCACTCAGTGGCGGGATGCCGGGCGGCCGGGGCATGAGCGCTACGGCCTGACCGTCTCCCCGGGCGGGGCTCATGTGTTGTGGCTGGACGAGCCGGACGGCGTGAGCTGGCGGCTGCCGGACTAG
- a CDS encoding O-methyltransferase, with amino-acid sequence MAESKSTPITAELYDYVLRHNPPLDPVLRELVEVTHRSLPQQAGMQSAEEQAPLLAFLVRLVGARHIVEVGTFTGFSALAMAQALPADGRLIACDVSEEWTAYGRKAWAKAGVEARIDLRIAPALNTLRAMPAEPHIDLAYLDADKENYIPYWEELVPRMNPGGLIVADNVFYHGAVTAPTPSTAGAAIQAFNDHVAADVRMEAVMLTVADGLTLARRLG; translated from the coding sequence ATGGCCGAGAGCAAGAGCACACCGATCACGGCCGAGCTGTACGACTACGTCCTGCGGCACAATCCGCCGCTCGACCCCGTACTGCGCGAGCTCGTCGAGGTCACCCACCGCAGCCTCCCCCAGCAGGCCGGAATGCAGTCGGCCGAGGAGCAGGCCCCGCTGCTGGCCTTCCTGGTCCGGCTGGTCGGCGCCCGCCACATCGTCGAGGTCGGCACCTTCACCGGCTTCTCCGCGCTGGCCATGGCCCAGGCGCTGCCCGCCGACGGCAGGCTGATCGCCTGCGATGTGTCGGAGGAGTGGACGGCGTACGGGCGGAAGGCATGGGCCAAGGCCGGTGTCGAGGCCCGCATCGACCTGCGGATCGCGCCCGCGCTGAACACCCTGCGCGCGATGCCCGCCGAGCCCCATATCGATCTCGCCTATCTCGACGCGGACAAGGAGAACTACATCCCGTACTGGGAGGAGCTGGTCCCGCGGATGAACCCCGGCGGTCTGATCGTCGCGGACAACGTGTTCTACCACGGGGCCGTCACCGCCCCGACGCCGTCGACCGCGGGCGCCGCGATCCAGGCGTTCAACGATCATGTGGCGGCGGACGTCCGGATGGAGGCGGTCATGCTCACCGTCGCCGACGGCCTGACGCTCGCGCGCCGGCTGGGCTGA